Part of the Bacillus rossius redtenbacheri isolate Brsri chromosome 9 unlocalized genomic scaffold, Brsri_v3 Brsri_v3_scf9_2, whole genome shotgun sequence genome is shown below.
CACACAGATGACATTACTGCAACGAAACAAACTCCTCATGCACAAAGCTGAAAATATTACTTCCTTTATTAATTTACGTGCcaataacacaaattatttatcgCCTAAACCACGACAGTAGCCAAAACAAAACATCGAAGTTCTGGCTGTGTACCAACCTCCTGGTATTATTGGTCGCATGTGTTGAAAAATTACGGTAAAATAAGTATCATGTTAAAGTAACATCTAAAAGGGTGTTAATTGTTTAATTCAATTTTCACATACACTTGAAACCATATGGTTTAATTATGGAATGGTAAAATAACGTTTACCGTTCATAAGTTAAAACGTAAGATAAGTTGTGTTATCCATGGCAAGTTGGTCACTATGTTCACAAAAACATGGCAGCGCAGCCGCGGCATAttaccataaatatattaaaataacagtATGACCAAGACAGAAATTTCTGAAAATTTTCCAATTATCTGTATTGTGCTACATTTACATACAGAATAAAGTTATCCCGGCACTAAATATAATATAGAACATAGTTATGGCTGTGATTACATCAATTTTCTTAAGCGCATTGAGTCACACCTGAGGGATGTACGTACAGTAACGTCTGTCTGTTTTAGATATGCGGAATGTTTTATttacctatttattatttatacgatTATACATAATGGAAAAcaccattaaataaatcattgtaACACGTCTTAACAATAATTATGCCGAACGGTTGTGCTTTAAATTTGAAGTGTAGTGAAAATACTGAAAATGAACCTTAACCCCGTAACTTTAAAAAACCTTTCTTTTCAGTACCAGAAAATGGTTCCGGTTCGGGGGCCTAGAACCGGGGAACCGAAGAACCGACCTGACCCATCCCTACAAAATAGCAATGCTCTACATAAAATTAGATGAAAATGTTACGGACAGTAAATTTTGAAGTTTGATCTTGTTTTGAGCTCGTACTATGCAGGTTTTAGATCTCTGCAAAAATAGAAAGAATGCCCATTCATCAGCATATTTTGTAATTGGTGTGCAGTTGTATGTATAGTTAAGAGTTTTTCTTTTCTATCCTTCCCCTGCAAGGGTTGATGTGTTTGATTTTTCCACTTTTAGGTTCATTATTTGGTTTGTCATCACTGCATCTAATTCTTTGAACTTATGGCGTATGTCACTGTTTAAAATGTGTTATTGCACACAATCTTGCATGgtaatatatttctttttaatgCAGCTTTTAAATCACTTTTGTTCAGGGAGAGACAACCAGGCCAGAGCCGGCAGATCAGGAAAGAAATACCTCGGAACAGAGCTTTGCTACTGCAGCCAGTTCGGCGGACGGGGATGATGGCATGAGGCAAAGAATGCCCACTGCCCCCGTCAGAGAATTGAGCGTGCGAGCGGAAGACAACGCGCCACCTCAgctcgtccagatgaacagtcgCTCGGAGAGCTACAAGAATTTGCTCATGTGGTTTTTGATAGGCGCCATCAGCTTGCTGGTGTACCGCCGGTTGTTCCTTGTTTAATCAAGTGTCCCTGACCAAACAGATTGCATAGATTCACGGGGAGTGATTTCTGTTGGTCAAACACTCGTTGCGACGCTGTTAAACTGTCCAcacatatctatatatatatagtgtatttGAATGTTATTATGAATGTATATACATAGCAACTATTGTTTTATATGAATATTATTGAACCATTGTATATAAGTATTTAATACTATACAACTGAGTTGTGTTATATAAATTAGCTATGTAGCAAGAAACTTGACAAGTTAATTTTGAAGGTATAATCTGAAAGACCAAAGATAAATAATGTGTTCACTGCTAAATTAACTACATCTTACTTGGAATAGTTATTGATTCAGTCAAAGCTTTGTTTTACTGTCTTGCCTCGTTcatcttttttttcccctgtacGTTAGATAACTCTTTTAAGAAGGGAGGAAATTGAATTATTCTTCAAGAATCATATTAATCAAGTTTTGATTGGTCAGACCAGTCTTCTCCCACCTAGGTAATGCGGTGAGATTCTTCTAAATCTAACCCAGGTGTTACTAACATGGGAAAATTGATGTGTTGTTATAAGCCAGTGGGTTTTCTCTGGGGTATCTCTGTTTTGTGAtccaatcattccatcaatgatCCATTCTCATATCTTCACACCTCACTTGTCTCTCATGATCTTGATGTCGGTGAGATGTTAAGCCCGTTCATTTAGTTTCCAGAACAAATTTTATTGATGCAACACTCTTTAAGTTTGCAATTACTAATATTAGAGTATAGGCATGTGTGTACTAGTTGATGGTGGGGTACGGTAAGTATAGTTTTGGTTTTACCACTtaataccatgttttatcgcataatcgtaaCACTTGCATGATTGTCGCATAAACATTGCATGATTTTTTGGTCCCACTGTTAGATTCCAAGTGCTATGTGTAGGCAGTAAACATGGCTGGCTAAAGTACCGTGACATAGCAATTGGTTTTCAAGTTGCAGTTTGTTATTTATAATGGGAAAATATAGTAATCACAATTCTTGATTAAGAAAGTACGGTTTCCCGTCCAACATGGTCAGATGTAAGATACACGTTATTTTTCCCCATGTAGGATGTTGTCCATAAACTTCTCCatgtaaaatgatgtattttaaagtttaaatctaaCATACGTTCGTATATTACcgctttcttatttaattaacagaaatactaagttgtctgatgtgtatatttcttttaaagacattttcaaacattataacctttatctgttcatctTTGTCGCTGCTgtgtactgcttataaaaatgtagccagtgctagttggcataatttatgtttggttacgttgatCGAAAATCAATATTGTTAGCACGCGATTGCTTGCAACGTGCGTGCTCGGTCTCTTACATAATAAACTACATCTGATAGCTCGCACTCTTTCGTAGTGAGTGTGTACTACGATGTTGTTATGTGTTAGTTCCTGCTCACGTTTGGGtcacagttttcatttttatatttaaagttggacgaaatatgtttttgttgcataacctaataattttaatagttttccgtgcttttgtatactctacttttaaataaccatactttccatgaataggttttgtttttttgaataacattactttaacaaaaatgcttttcttttttttttgcatttttcagactttattttaatataaaatgtgtgtagATTAtagggttaccaactatttcaTCCTGACCATAAAGGACACTGAACCCCACCTAAtagagtggggggtccggggaCCCTCCCCCGGACAAATTTGAATTTCtagatgcaaattggtgctattttagcagtttttgtacctgaaaataaattatgctcctggttgaaatattaaaattttttgtattggcctaataatttttttgagtgatgaatttaatacttaAAGATAATTTTAGTTAACTAAGTATAAAAATTCCAGACAACTCATATGTGATTGAACATTGGTAAACTAACTTCAACTCTCTCCAATGCAAAATGTGATCAGGAAAAAAGTGGGGGATGGGGAGGTTGCCAAAGCCACTTAGCCCTTCCCCCGCCCCCCTTAGATTAGAACCACCACTAGGGACACCATAAcaagcaacttaaaaaaatatattttatcatttttcatttcaccaaacaaacccaactttaaattaaatgtcaTCTCGGGTATAAAGTACACAACATGCAAGAcacaaaaaacaatgtttcacaaaaaaacttaacttgGCAACAAATGTTTTACACAACTATTTACATTGACAAGGGGCTTCTCCGCTACTTGCATGTAGCAAACTCatatttttctactttttttgcTTGAAGGAGTATTGCttggtcatttttaattttttcaaaatattcctgaCAGCTGTAATTGTAATTAAGTGTGACAAGAAATTCTGATTTAATCAGTTTCAAGGAACACCTGTTTCTGTCAtcgcaccattttttttttttcataattgaaAAAACACTTTCAACAAATGAGTTTGAGCCAGGTATgctcaacacaaaagaaattagtGTGTACTTGTTGGGGATTTCAATGatggaaattttttataaaaatatataaccatTTCTTCTCTACACTATCAAATGACAGACTAGAAATTTCTTTCAGAGTTTCTTTACATTGCAAAATTCTTCATAAAAATCATTCGTATTAAAATTTTCGAAGCACACAAAAGATTTCAAGGAACTGACTACTTCTTCAAACATTGAAAACTCTAGTTGGTTATGCATTAGATTCACAACACGTagttgtttcaaaaaatatttccatCAATGACTTGTCCAAATTTGAAAGGCTGGCATGGTAAAAGTAAGAAGATTGTCAATAACTATTGTTTGTTCGTGGGGCAGAAGATTGTTAAGCGATGATTTTGCCTCTGTACCCACAAATTTTTCATTAATTCTGTTAACAAGTTTTTCTCTGAGGTCAACCATAACATCGAAAGTTTTAGTGACAGCTAATTTACTTTCTTCTAATTTAAGTACtgctgcatgaaatatttttgaaacattacAGAAGAAGGCTAAATAATCTTTAGGTTTATCTTCCCTTGTGCTGTCGTCATTAtgaaaaaaactgtttcaaataaTATGGACAGTCCGTTAAACTCTTAAAATAACTAGATACTGCATCAAAGTTCTGCCAAAGTCTGTCGACAGCTTTTCCTAACAAAAGCCATCTTGTTGGAACATGCCGTAATAATTCACTGTATTCAATTTCCACAAAATCAAAAAATGATATAACATAAGCTCTGCCCTTCTCTTAGCAGAACATGAGAAATGACCATAAGTTTTACATTTTCTACATCAATAGCAAGAACTTCACTAGCATGTTTACAACAATTATGAATCACATGGGCATTGCAGTTCGCTTTAGCTATCGTACTTTTTTTCAGTTTGCAAAAGTTTatatacacttttattttttccaaaattcacATTAGCATTATCTGCAGAGTATGACACCATTTTGTTGGGCGAGAGCTCAAATCGCTGAATAAAATCCTTTAGATTTTTGTGTATTTTGGCTGCAGACTCGTCAGAATCTTTTATGAAATCCAAAACCTAAAAAAAGCAAAATGAGTTGTGAGTGAAGAATGTTTTACGGCTTTTCAACAAGAATCTTTAGAGATCTTAAGAGCCGATGTGGATATGGAGCTGGAATAAAGGGTggaggaaacgggagtacccagagaaaacccaccCAACGGCATCTTACAGGCATGATTCTCACTTGCAAAAATCCGGAGATCCAGACGCCGCGACCCCTTAAATGAGTTAATGAAGGCTAGGACTGCATAAACTGTagattgataaaattaatattaactgtAAATTGCTTACCTTCCACTGAATTCCCTCGCAGGCATCAAAATAACGTACACAAAccggaaacatttttctatttcCTTTGTTCGATGCATCTGTTCACACTTTTCCGGAgatttcagaatttttatgaaaTCATCTACATTTTTAGGAGCCATAACATTCATGACAAATGATTCGGCTTTTATTCTTCCACACAATAATTTCCGCGCTATTTCTGAATCACTGCCAAAAACATGTCGTATCAATTTTGTATTACAATCAAAACTGTTATAACTTAAACCATGCTTCGTATTGTGATAACATAGAGCCAGTTCAAATGCTACAAAAGAATTTTGATCGCTAGTGCCTTGTTTTACGAAATAACTGTTTATCTTAGTTTTTTCACTCGCATTTGCTTGTTGAACCGTGTTTCTATGTAACAATGTTGAAGCATGCTGTTTTACATCGTTTTCGCCGCCGTGTGCTATTGAAAACTCTCTTTTGCAAATTACACATTTGGCTTTGTAACTATTATCACTACATGTTACCCACTTATAGTTATGTTCCCATTGAAGTAAATAAACGCACAGCTGTTTCTTTTTTCGCGGTAACAGGTAGTGCGGCGCAGGtgggaaaatactttttcaattttatgcaggtgtgtgaattgaactttaaacaagatacggGAAATATCACATCTCGTCCTGCCTACgtacgggataattcttttagtcacagaatacgggaaatccggtacaatacgggacggttggcaaccctaGTAGATTATGCAATTAAACACTTTATTTATTGTGTTGTATAATTAGTTATTTCGCCAATGacattctgtgtgtttttttgGTAAGTTTAATGAACATTGTATTATAAGGAAGCCTGTGACTGAGTAGAAGAAATACAAATTCTGTACCTGTTTTTGTCACTTTGTTCACAGTTTGTTTTGAATAGAAATGTGTTACCGATCTtgccaaaaaaatttctttactaaacataaaaacatCTACTTTAAAAACCTTATTTTGGCCGTTTTTTGTTACACTCATTTTTTGGAATGATGAATCATAAAGTCCATATTGCACAAGTTTATATTGTGTGGCACCTGGCAATTAGTTTTTGTTTCTTTGCATCTTTATTTTCCTATATGCATACTTAGTTCATGCTAATTTTAAAACATCTAAcataagataattattttttcaaataaattgaaaattttttgggTTTTCTTAAGAAGATTTCATAACTAAATGGTGTTTATGATTTGGCATGTATGTGCAGTAGGCAATTGTGAAGACCAAAATGAAGTTACTGTAATACATAATAGTGTGAGTGAAACTAGTAATTTAGCATTGTTTTGATTAGATTATGATTAACTGTAGCCAATGATCAATATCAATTACTGATTAATCGTAACCAGCCATTATTTAAACAGTTACTAGTTCAGATTACCTGTTTAATAAAAATACAGGAAGACCACCCCATGCCATTATGAAGAGTGTTCCTGCAAGGTCAGTCCTAGTTGTAAGTGAAGTATGCGGCTGCCACTGTCTCAGGCTTTATAGATGCATCAAAATGgaatttctaataaaaaaaaggggaagtttttatttggaaattatttctttattaataaaatacatttgctGTTGTACTTATATTCTAAAGAGGAGGAAAGGTGTTGCTAGGTACCTTATTTGTAATGGCCAGTAATAAATTTTGTGGAGTTTTATTTGCTTGTGTATTATATAATGAGTTGTAGCTGTTGATATGGTTATGTTTTCCCTTGTAAACCCACTCCTGTGCCGTCCTTCCGAAGTCTGTTTGTGTTTGCGCTCGTCTTGCTGGCGATGCTCTTGCTTCTCTGTAACAGTTTTacacaatgcatttttttttgagaGAGTAGTTGGTGGAAGCATGTTTATATTGCCTGATGTTCCAGAAAAAGGAACTGAAATGTTATCACAGGATCCCCACAGCAACTATCAGGAATTCCAATGGAAAGATTGAATATCCCCCAAACCTCCTGAtgttaaatgaaaattatttgttGCAGTACACTTGTCTGAGTACACATGCTTTatgtatatttagtttttaatttttgttattaatttttttttaattccgtgGGTTCCGTTAAATTGAAATGAGTTGGGGTTGCTCATCTTCTGTTAGGAATGGTTTCTATTTCACCCCTTAATTGCACCTTTTTATTATGTTTACCAAAACCTTATTGCCTTGAATAATATTTCCAATAAGTATTGTTCCCCTTGCTGACCAACTTCACCATACTTTTAAATTCATCACCATACTCAAATATACCGTTGTGAACTACAAAGTAAAGTAGCCAAGTGACTCTCATTCCTGTTCTAATTCCAGTCTGGACCATCCCAATTTaggttttacattattttctgaAATCACTCCATGCCAACGCTGGGATAATTCCTGACCAAATTTAATGGCCAAATGATTTTCTGATTTCCTTCATTTGTATAGTCTTCCCATCTATAATGACCATTTTGTTGGCTAAACATagtcataaaaatacatttttattatccTATGTACATAACACCCCAAATTTTAAGCATTGATCTGTAGCATCACATTTTAAatgccttaattatttttttaattacttatgcTTCAGTTATTTTAGAGACAATAGAAAAACATTAATCACATTTTATAAGGTAGCAAGTCATGTCAAAAATCATTTGTAGTATTAGCTGTATCAAATACAAATCAAATACATAGTTATgttgttatttttgaagttatggaACAGTACAGATAGACTACACTTTTCCATTACATTATATCATGTGATAAAACTACACTAGCCCAAAATGGGTTGTAACCGTAAAGGGTACTGTAATTGCGTCCCTCTTCCCTTTAAACATTAGTTTTTACCCATTGTTTTTGCCAAATTACTTTGTGCAAGCCACCGTGTTGATTTGGGTTATTTTGACAGCAGGGTGGCGAACTGTTCCAAATTGCAGTGTAGCTATTTctgtcacaaataaataaaaatatctgtatGTAACTTGCAGTAATTTTTGAAGACTAAAACCAACAGGAAATGCATGAAGGCTTTAGAACAAGTGTTTTTCTCTGGAACTGCTCTGCTAGGAATGGAATgataaaaatgcatttttcttgTCCATCCTGCTAATGCTGTGTAAATTTTCTCCTGTACTGTATTTGTAACAGTTTGTACTTATGTATATAtgaatattcttaattttttgaaaacataatttactaAAAATGAAAGTTTCTGTGGTAAATTAAGTATTCATCATAAGGAGATGGGTTAATTAGAGGTGAACATACCTTATGTTGTATACAGTTTTGACCGGGTCTGTTATATggatgttttctttgtatgagtTTTACTGTGGAACTTTAAATAAACTAAGAACAAACAATTTTGAAGGTTGTTATAGTACAATAACAGCCTGTTGTTATGCTGCATACTTTACTCTGATTTGTGGGTTGCTTAATAAACATTAGCATTTTCTGAGTAGTAGGATGATTAGTTACCCTTGCTACATGTTTGACTATAGTCGTGTATGAGAATGTTTTGCATATGTCTGTcatacttcaatttttttttaaaaaaggaatgtGTACTGTGTTAAAGTGGTTACATGCTTGTCTGTTTGCAGTTTTGaagacattaatattttttaaaaatgtgtttctaAAGTCAATAATATAgtagatattaattaatttttctttgatgaTGATTAAATTCATTGGTGTAAGTTTTAATTGCATAGGTTACCTTGCGCGTTTTATCAAACTTGTCACTCTTCCTTGATCCTGCCTGCAAGTTTGTTCGTAACTTGGATAAAAGAGAATTTTTGGAAGTGCTTAATGGTATCAAGGGTGTTGGTTTGCCTAAGGTTCCATCTTCTTTTCctagaaaaaataaaacacacattatTTACAATGATATTAACAATTGTCTCACagaagtttaataaaataatggcttAAGCATTTTGCCTTTCTTCATTAAAAGTCttccagcactcgccagtgatgtttaacatctaaTCTCAGTAAAGCgcagattcatgtgttctcatgttgcaaatacatttataatacaaaactcggacacaaagtttaaagtataattctttaaaagaatgctgagcgtgataaatgtatgtaaattgtgttttaaaatatatttctagatgtgaatcacacatagtttccgcacccacagTTAGAACTCATTGTCAGAgtagctacgttgactattgaataaTTAGATTTGCAgagaattttttaaactatgtaatgaaacgctCTGATAAAAAGTGAAAACGAGTTGAAATAATACTAaacctgctttggacctgattttaagtttccctttggcttttttgaactttggttcgtgccatccgccacagatggcagcacggtggttacacatttccattccttgACTTCAGTCACATTCACAAAATTAGTCCCACTaattgctgtatactgagagctaagatgttacacataaaaaattatcttGGGCTTAAACTCTCCTAAAGATTAAAATCATATCCTTGAACTTTGTTTTTAATGAGGAGTGAGATAACCTCAAAACTGTATTATGTTCTGTTCTTAAAATATGCCACAGTGTGAATGCTAACAAGGTTTGTTTTAATCTAGAGTCTATGACCGGTTTTCCAACCACTGAGTTATGGTGTACTAGTGTGGGTGTACTGCAAGGTTTTGGtatgtatatacctatataaaactTGTAAACACTTTATATCAACTTTATACATATTTGAACACTACAGTAGAAGAAtagcatttgtttatttttaattttaaagattaaaaaattttaaactcagAAAAAAAGAGAATGCTTAGTGTGCTGCTGATTTCAGCAATTTATTATAAGGGtgccattccaaaaaaaaaaatgtttggaatcgTGGTCTACGGTCAGATAACACCAATTTTGTAGTGTCGGTGGGCGCTATTACATCTGTCGATAATGTGTTGAAACTGTTGCCTGCCTGGtgcaacgtatttttttttgcatgttttgcATCTAATAGGCAGACCTTTTGTACACACAGCAATGGTGAACACAGTAAAACTGCAGTGGGCAAGGAGGGCAAGTGACTCACTTTCCTTGCCCTCCTGCGTAAGGACATTAAAGCATTGTGGCCCCACTAGTaactctttcctttttttttttctccgttaAGTTGCAACATGGCCCTATCCTGAAGTCaaatttcagtttttaattttgcCCTACTAACTGGAAAATGAAATGCAGTTTATTAGAAACTCAAAGTTCAggtttgacataaaaaaaaaaatgtacaccgTAAACCTTTgcaatagtgctattttagtgtAGTCGTAAGGTTGGTAGGTACTGGTGTAAGTGGACTAGTGGTTGTTAATGTGTCATGGAGGTGTTTAGGAGAACTAGGTTAAGTGTGAGATTAAATGAGTACTAAAGAGTGTCTGATTCTTATCAACAGTCTGTCCATACTCTGAAAGATCATCTATCATCTAGCATAGTGTTGGCTTTAGGAAACTATACAAATTTACACAGATGTTTATTCGACAGCTCTTTCATTTCGGATTAAAAACAGCGCACTTACTTTCAAGGAACACCACAGTGTAGCTGGCTCGGGGTGTGAACAGTTCTGTTTCAATGCCGTTTGTTGCTGGCGGTCGCTCGTAGAGAGACAGCAAGGCCCCACTGGCATCGCACAAGTCTATTTCATCTGTGAACACAGTGCCACGAAAAGTTGgagaaaacattaaaacaaatgtttGTAATTTAGGTGGAACAGAGGTGGAGAAAATAGCTTTACACTGCATGAATGTGCACAATCCACATACTGCACCTGAATGGGCAATCTGCTGTTTACTTAACTGATGTCAGTGTAATCATGGGATGCAGTAATTACATAAGTggtatacatttttgtattactATAACTcttgagtggaaaaaaaaaagcaacactGTGAGTGAAAATAGTCCATTTTGATCATTATACTTTCCTTTAAGAGTGCGCTTctcatgtattttaataaaagaatttAAAAGTATAGCAATGAATTTTAAGCAGTACATATTACAGTGTTGTAAAATTATACGTAcagaataattttgtttttaactccTAATTCTGAAGCTTGAACATTGGATTATGGTAACCATACAAAACCTCCGTGTTTTAATcagtaatttttacaattaacAAGATTTGCATTTTTTCTTTGCTATTAAACTGGCCATCATAACAGCAGTTGCAGAAATGCTGTTCAGTGCTAAAGTACAATATGACTGCTTCATCGATAGTCTGCATCAAATAAACTTTTTCACAGTATATTGTAAAGAAAAGAATCATATTTGTATGCAAAGATAACAATAGAACCAGTGTCTGTAAGAGTAGCATCTAGAGCAACAGTTCCCAGATATTTTTTTGATTGCAGCATGCAgcagtaaataaaatttttatgactTATGCAAGACTTGAATAATGCACAGTTAAAAAGAGCTTTTGAAGGGAAACTTctttgctggggggggggggggggggggggggctacagtTTTCGAGTGTTACTAACATTCCAGTcccatgaggggaa
Proteins encoded:
- the LOC134543140 gene encoding uncharacterized protein LOC134543140, which codes for MYIKVLYDENEVLLNPNCHVGVLHDYIKTMIQDSPNVDLSADYEIDLCDASGALLSLYERPPATNGIETELFTPRASYTVVFLERKEDGTLGKPTPLIPLSTSKNSLLSKLRTNLQAGSRKSDKFDKTRKRSKSIASKTSANTNRLRKDGTGVGLQGKT